In Acidimicrobiia bacterium, one genomic interval encodes:
- a CDS encoding alpha/beta fold hydrolase, producing MSELADTPKTLHSITTGSGPRLVLVHGFTQTGRCWGEIGTQLSRDHEVIFLDAPGHGGSSEVEVDLVEGGNLIGEAGGIGTYVGYSMGGRFVLHTALQSPHLVQGLVLVGATAGLKSKEERTARLDDDETRARRIEQIGVQAFLDEWLALPLFGGLSEAAAARSERLANTAAGLASSLRLAGTGTQQPSWDQLHTLNMPTLIIAGAHDTKFGALGERMAEAIGSNATFATVDGAGHTAHLEQPEAFMALLEPWLAKHGL from the coding sequence GTGAGTGAGTTAGCGGACACCCCAAAGACATTACACAGCATCACCACTGGTAGTGGACCTCGCCTCGTGCTGGTACACGGATTCACCCAAACCGGAAGGTGCTGGGGTGAAATAGGGACCCAACTTAGCCGTGACCATGAAGTAATTTTCCTTGATGCGCCTGGCCACGGCGGTTCTTCGGAGGTTGAAGTTGATCTGGTAGAGGGTGGCAACCTAATCGGTGAAGCCGGTGGTATCGGCACCTATGTGGGCTACTCGATGGGCGGACGTTTTGTGTTACACACTGCCCTTCAATCGCCTCATTTGGTACAAGGTTTGGTGTTGGTGGGTGCAACTGCCGGTCTAAAGAGCAAAGAGGAACGCACTGCACGCCTGGACGACGATGAAACACGCGCTAGACGGATTGAGCAGATAGGGGTTCAAGCCTTCCTGGACGAGTGGCTGGCCCTACCGCTTTTTGGTGGTCTCAGCGAAGCAGCAGCCGCTCGAAGTGAACGGCTTGCCAATACCGCTGCGGGGCTGGCCTCGTCGTTACGTTTGGCTGGGACTGGGACCCAACAACCGAGTTGGGACCAATTACACACCCTCAACATGCCCACCTTGATAATTGCCGGAGCACACGACACCAAGTTTGGTGCGCTTGGAGAACGAATGGCTGAAGCCATCGGGTCAAACGCCACCTTTGCAACCGTCGATGGAGCTGGACACACTGCACATCTAGAACAACCCGAAGCTTTTATGGCGCTGCTGGAGCCTTGGTTAGCCAAACACGGCCTCTAA
- a CDS encoding AMP-binding protein, translating into MQRLVALYGPPSMAWVRQLERLWEDGDAVLPIDHRLPSVARDQLLATMAPAEIIEISENGTITSNKCHNGRPVSPGDALVMATSGTTGHPKGVILTHQAVKASALATSKRLNVDVEVDRWLACLPFSHVGGLSVVTRALHTNTALTVHAGFDATAAMSAATQGANLVSLVATALGRVDPSVFKRIVLGGSTPPTNLPDNVVTTYGMTETGSGVVYDGLPLDGVEIRVVDQEIQLRAPMMLRGYRDGTHPFTNDGWLKTGDQGDLDTATGRLSVTGRSSELIITGGENVWPTPVETRLEAHPAVREAAVFGEPDPEWGERLVALVVWETGHSPVSLAEIRAFVKEALPTYCAPKELRSVAALPRTAIGKLARHSLPSRSN; encoded by the coding sequence GTGCAAAGACTTGTAGCCCTATACGGTCCACCGTCGATGGCGTGGGTTCGTCAACTTGAACGCCTTTGGGAAGATGGCGATGCGGTGTTACCAATTGACCATCGGTTGCCAAGTGTGGCTCGCGATCAGTTATTGGCGACCATGGCGCCCGCCGAAATCATCGAGATTTCGGAGAATGGCACCATCACTTCAAACAAATGCCACAACGGACGTCCGGTCTCGCCAGGTGACGCCCTGGTTATGGCCACTAGCGGCACCACCGGCCACCCCAAAGGAGTGATCCTCACCCACCAGGCGGTCAAAGCATCGGCACTAGCAACCTCAAAACGGCTCAACGTTGATGTCGAGGTCGATCGTTGGTTAGCTTGCTTGCCTTTTAGCCACGTGGGCGGATTGTCGGTGGTCACCCGGGCTCTTCACACCAACACGGCGCTGACTGTGCATGCTGGTTTTGATGCCACGGCCGCTATGTCGGCCGCGACCCAAGGGGCCAACCTGGTTTCATTGGTTGCAACCGCGCTTGGCCGTGTTGATCCAAGTGTTTTCAAACGGATTGTGTTGGGTGGTTCAACACCGCCAACGAACCTGCCCGACAATGTGGTTACCACCTATGGCATGACCGAAACTGGCAGTGGCGTGGTGTACGACGGCTTACCTCTCGATGGGGTGGAAATCCGCGTTGTCGACCAAGAAATACAGCTTCGTGCCCCCATGATGTTGCGTGGTTATCGTGACGGTACTCATCCCTTCACGAACGATGGCTGGCTAAAGACAGGTGACCAAGGAGACCTGGATACTGCCACGGGACGTCTCAGCGTTACTGGACGGTCGAGCGAGCTAATCATCACCGGAGGCGAAAACGTTTGGCCCACGCCAGTGGAAACCCGTTTGGAGGCCCATCCAGCGGTGCGCGAGGCCGCCGTTTTTGGTGAGCCCGATCCAGAATGGGGTGAAAGGTTAGTGGCTTTGGTGGTGTGGGAGACTGGCCACTCCCCTGTCTCCCTTGCTGAGATTCGAGCCTTCGTTAAAGAGGCTCTGCCCACGTACTGCGCACCAAAAGAACTGCGTAGCGTGGCAGCCCTACCACGCACCGCGATTGGCAAACTGGCCCGCCACAGTCTGCCGTCACGTTCAAACTAG
- the dnaE gene encoding DNA polymerase III subunit alpha — MASRDSFTHLHVHTEYSMLDGASRLGEVVAAAAADGQPALGMTDHGNMYGVLDFYQACQDQGIKPIIGTEAYMAHDTRFERPSRRGRVDDSGGETEGGKKINYHLTLLAENNAGYKNLIQLASRAFLEGYYFKPRVDWEILAEHSEGVIATTGCLGGHVLQSLLHGDFDGALAKAGRLQDIFGRDNLFVEIQDHGIPEQHKTNPELLEIARRINAPILATNDTHYTHQDDSVAHDALLCVQTGSKMSDPGRFRFSSDQHYLKSAVEMRQLFDELPEACDNSLWIAERSNVEIEFGKPKLPNFELPDGFTNDDEYLKHLTFEGAKRRWGSQLSDAVVDRLAFELKVIGDMGFSSYFLITWDLIRHARDSGIRVGPGRGSAAGCAVAYCLWITDLDPIKYDLLFERFLNPSRISMPDIDMDFDSRYRDEMIRYAAQRYGRDHVAQIITFSTIKARAAVRDAARVLGYEYGLGDKIAKAMPPLVLGRDTPLYACLEKHPKFEDGYQMAAELRDIYATDPDAKKVIDVARGLEGLRRQDSVHAAAVVITKEPLTEYLPIQRKAASGQNPEDAPVVTQYEMNGVEGLGLLKMDFLGLRNLDVIQDTLELIRNVRGVDLNIDEVDLDDEPTYELLRRGDSIGVFQLEGAKMRALMRALAPTGFEDVAALVALYRPGPMAANMHYDYADRKNGRKPIAYLHPEAEEILGETQGLMIYQESMMRIAQKFAGYSLADADNLRKACGKKVRELIALEREKFVDGCDANGYGRELGEAWFDIIEPFADYAFNKSHSYGYGFIAYQTAYLKANYPVEYLAALLTSVKDNLDKAAIYLNECRQMGITVLVPDVNVSDVNFTAVPGLGSDIGSIPFGLSAVRNVGEALVSLIVSEREANGVFQDFYDFCERVELSVLNKRTIESLIKAGAFDSLGHPREGLLSVYDDIIDATVRRRQEQDAGIFSLFDSEPTAESAKVDIEIPDVEFDKTSLLRHEKEMLGLYVSDHPLGGLENLLAKQVDVSLLDLAETDDGKFVTAGGVVTGLSRKWTRRGDLMGTLILEDLHGAAEVMVFPKTMETYGHLLDDDRIVIVKGRVDKREDIPKIMAMEIEAFDGVNLGDSPPLRLQLPEVGLPQETLASLRNLLDTHGGNSEVFLHLGETKVLRLADEYCVNVESGVVAELRVLLGPDAVML, encoded by the coding sequence GTGGCTAGTCGTGATTCGTTCACACACCTGCACGTTCACACCGAGTATTCCATGCTGGATGGTGCTTCGCGATTAGGTGAGGTGGTGGCGGCGGCGGCCGCCGATGGTCAGCCCGCCTTGGGTATGACCGACCACGGCAACATGTATGGGGTGCTCGACTTCTATCAGGCCTGCCAAGACCAAGGCATTAAACCGATTATTGGTACCGAGGCCTACATGGCTCACGACACCCGATTTGAGCGGCCTTCGAGACGAGGCCGTGTTGATGACTCGGGGGGCGAGACCGAGGGTGGTAAGAAAATCAACTACCACCTCACACTGCTGGCGGAGAATAACGCTGGCTACAAGAATCTAATTCAGCTGGCCAGTCGGGCGTTTTTGGAAGGCTACTATTTCAAGCCCCGCGTGGACTGGGAAATTCTCGCGGAACATAGCGAAGGAGTAATCGCAACCACTGGGTGTCTAGGTGGTCATGTGCTGCAATCTTTGCTGCATGGTGATTTTGACGGTGCGCTAGCCAAAGCGGGACGTCTTCAAGACATTTTTGGTCGCGACAATCTCTTTGTAGAAATTCAAGATCACGGCATTCCAGAGCAACACAAAACCAACCCCGAACTGCTAGAAATCGCGCGACGTATTAACGCCCCGATTCTGGCCACTAACGACACCCACTACACCCATCAAGATGACTCGGTGGCCCATGATGCGCTGTTGTGTGTCCAAACTGGGTCCAAAATGAGCGATCCCGGGCGCTTCCGTTTCAGTAGTGACCAGCACTATCTCAAGAGCGCCGTGGAAATGCGGCAGCTTTTTGATGAACTTCCAGAAGCTTGCGACAACTCCCTTTGGATCGCCGAGCGTAGCAATGTTGAGATTGAGTTCGGTAAACCCAAACTTCCTAATTTCGAATTACCCGATGGTTTTACCAATGACGATGAATACCTAAAACATTTAACCTTTGAGGGTGCTAAACGCCGATGGGGTTCGCAGCTAAGTGATGCCGTAGTTGATCGTTTAGCTTTCGAGTTGAAAGTGATCGGCGATATGGGCTTTTCTTCATATTTTCTGATCACATGGGACTTAATCCGCCATGCTCGAGATAGTGGTATTAGGGTCGGACCGGGTCGTGGAAGTGCCGCTGGTTGTGCGGTGGCTTACTGTCTTTGGATCACTGACCTAGACCCCATTAAATACGATTTACTGTTTGAGCGTTTTTTGAATCCGTCTCGTATTTCGATGCCTGACATCGATATGGACTTTGACTCGCGTTATCGAGACGAAATGATTCGTTATGCAGCGCAACGCTACGGCCGAGATCACGTGGCGCAGATTATTACCTTCTCAACTATTAAAGCCCGAGCGGCGGTCCGTGACGCGGCACGAGTGCTGGGTTACGAATACGGTCTAGGCGACAAAATCGCCAAGGCCATGCCACCTTTGGTGTTGGGTCGTGACACTCCGCTTTATGCCTGTTTGGAAAAGCATCCCAAGTTTGAAGATGGCTACCAAATGGCGGCCGAGTTGCGCGACATTTATGCCACTGACCCCGACGCCAAGAAGGTTATCGATGTAGCTCGTGGGCTCGAAGGGCTACGCCGCCAAGACAGCGTGCACGCTGCGGCGGTGGTGATTACCAAAGAACCGCTGACCGAGTATTTGCCGATTCAGCGGAAAGCAGCGTCGGGTCAAAACCCTGAAGACGCGCCCGTAGTGACCCAATACGAGATGAACGGTGTTGAGGGTTTAGGCCTCTTGAAGATGGACTTCTTGGGTCTACGTAACCTAGACGTGATTCAAGACACTCTCGAGCTCATCCGCAACGTACGTGGTGTCGACCTCAATATCGATGAGGTTGATCTCGATGATGAACCAACCTATGAACTGTTGCGGCGCGGAGATTCCATTGGGGTGTTTCAGCTTGAAGGTGCCAAAATGCGCGCTCTGATGCGAGCCTTGGCACCCACAGGTTTTGAAGATGTGGCGGCCCTAGTAGCGCTTTATCGGCCGGGACCAATGGCCGCCAACATGCATTACGATTACGCCGACCGCAAAAATGGGCGCAAGCCGATCGCGTATTTGCATCCTGAAGCCGAAGAGATCTTGGGTGAGACCCAAGGCCTCATGATTTACCAAGAATCGATGATGCGAATTGCCCAGAAATTCGCTGGTTATTCGTTGGCTGATGCCGACAACCTTCGTAAGGCTTGTGGTAAAAAAGTACGTGAGCTGATTGCACTAGAGCGTGAAAAGTTTGTTGATGGTTGCGACGCTAATGGTTACGGCCGCGAGCTAGGGGAAGCCTGGTTCGACATCATTGAACCGTTTGCTGATTATGCGTTTAACAAAAGCCACTCGTATGGCTATGGTTTTATTGCTTATCAAACCGCTTATCTGAAAGCCAACTACCCGGTTGAGTATTTGGCAGCGCTATTAACGAGCGTAAAAGACAATTTAGACAAGGCGGCCATCTATCTGAATGAATGCCGCCAAATGGGCATTACGGTTTTAGTACCCGACGTCAACGTCTCTGATGTTAATTTCACGGCAGTACCAGGTTTAGGCAGCGACATTGGCAGTATTCCGTTTGGTCTCTCGGCGGTGCGCAACGTAGGCGAAGCTTTAGTGTCGCTAATCGTTTCCGAGCGGGAAGCCAATGGCGTTTTCCAAGACTTCTACGATTTCTGTGAGCGTGTTGAGCTTTCAGTTCTGAATAAGCGAACTATTGAATCGCTGATCAAAGCCGGTGCCTTTGATTCTCTCGGTCATCCCCGTGAAGGACTTTTAAGCGTTTACGACGACATCATTGACGCCACTGTTCGTCGTCGCCAAGAACAAGATGCTGGCATTTTCAGCCTCTTCGATAGTGAACCAACAGCGGAATCTGCCAAGGTAGATATCGAAATACCAGACGTTGAGTTCGATAAGACTTCGTTGCTTCGGCACGAAAAAGAAATGCTGGGTTTGTACGTTAGCGATCATCCCTTGGGGGGCTTAGAGAATCTGCTGGCCAAACAGGTTGATGTTTCGCTCTTAGATTTAGCCGAAACAGACGATGGCAAGTTTGTGACCGCTGGTGGTGTGGTGACAGGTCTTTCAAGGAAATGGACTCGCCGCGGTGATCTCATGGGAACCTTGATTCTTGAAGATCTGCACGGCGCGGCCGAGGTAATGGTCTTTCCTAAGACTATGGAAACCTATGGGCATCTCTTGGACGACGACCGAATTGTCATAGTCAAGGGTCGGGTCGACAAGCGCGAAGATATTCCCAAAATTATGGCCATGGAGATTGAGGCCTTCGACGGCGTTAACTTGGGAGACTCGCCGCCACTACGTCTACAGCTGCCCGAGGTGGGCCTGCCACAAGAAACCTTGGCCTCTCTTCGTAACCTGCTCGACACGCACGGTGGCAACTCCGAAGTGTTTCTTCACCTCGGTGAAACCAAGGTTTTACGCTTGGCCGATGAGTACTGCGTGAACGTCGAGAGCGGCGTCGTGGCGGAATTGAGGGTGCTGCTTGGTCCCGACGCGGTGATGCTGTAG
- a CDS encoding nitroreductase family protein yields the protein MEFERVVAKRAMVRAFSDRQVDPDLVDELIDLATRAPSAGNTQGWHFLVLEGAEETARFWDISLPSEKRQSFRWPHLLDAPVLIIPLADPAMYVGRYGEADKAKTGLGAGTEHWRTPYWTVDTAFATMTLLHAVVDKGLGALFFGLFDREDQILKAFAVPEHLVALGAIAIGYPARQQSPGRSAKRRRRSTDEVIHRGNWSN from the coding sequence ATGGAATTTGAGCGGGTGGTCGCCAAACGGGCCATGGTGCGCGCTTTTAGTGATCGCCAAGTTGACCCGGACTTGGTTGACGAGTTGATCGACCTAGCCACTCGAGCACCTTCGGCTGGCAACACCCAGGGTTGGCATTTTTTGGTTCTAGAAGGTGCCGAAGAGACCGCTCGGTTTTGGGATATTTCGTTGCCGTCTGAAAAGCGCCAAAGTTTTCGTTGGCCTCATTTGCTCGACGCTCCGGTGTTGATAATTCCGTTGGCCGATCCAGCAATGTATGTGGGTCGCTACGGCGAAGCTGACAAGGCTAAAACTGGCCTTGGTGCTGGCACCGAACACTGGCGAACCCCTTATTGGACGGTCGATACCGCATTCGCCACTATGACCTTGTTGCATGCGGTGGTGGACAAAGGTTTAGGGGCCTTGTTTTTCGGCCTCTTCGATCGTGAGGACCAGATATTGAAGGCCTTTGCCGTGCCTGAGCACCTAGTGGCCTTGGGTGCCATCGCGATTGGCTATCCGGCACGGCAACAAAGTCCGGGCCGGTCGGCGAAGCGCCGCCGACGATCCACGGACGAAGTGATCCATCGAGGTAATTGGTCGAATTAG
- a CDS encoding isochorismate synthase, translated as MTDLGFHAITRRLDHDFDLLLFAGDDGFLFEHEGVGVAGRGVLETVEVRPRDPSGARDDLAQVWAAFTIDDPVQRPGTGPIAFGALPFNPNASRYLRIPQIVLGRDADGTRWITSLHRLNDPEAPQTEEEITRFHQRISLGEALPKESETDPGAITVRSTVNPKDWCQALVEGRSRLGEGKELSKFVLARELTITTENPLPITVILQRLRNNFPTCYITSVDGMVGASPELLVSRKADIVRSRPLAGTTRRSPDPVQDAQLSARLLASTKDRHEHQIVVDMVYDSLLPYCSYLDWEAEPTVLGVANVAHLATFLEGRLSSPAADAIELVTTLHPTPAIGGTPTDSALALIEHLEGDSRGAYAGPVGWVDYAGNGDWAVGIRSAHIENNTASVFAGVGVVEDSDPEAELAETRAKFQAILQALLRP; from the coding sequence ATGACTGACCTTGGGTTTCATGCCATCACACGCCGCCTAGATCACGATTTTGATCTTTTGCTATTTGCTGGTGACGACGGTTTCTTGTTCGAACATGAAGGTGTTGGAGTAGCTGGGCGTGGCGTATTAGAAACCGTTGAGGTTCGCCCCCGCGACCCCAGTGGCGCCCGAGATGACCTAGCCCAGGTGTGGGCGGCTTTCACGATTGACGACCCGGTACAACGACCAGGTACCGGTCCGATTGCTTTCGGGGCCTTGCCCTTCAACCCCAACGCTTCGCGCTACCTTCGAATACCCCAAATAGTTTTAGGGCGTGATGCCGATGGCACCCGCTGGATTACAAGTTTGCACCGCCTAAACGACCCGGAAGCACCTCAAACCGAGGAAGAAATCACCCGCTTCCATCAACGTATTTCCTTAGGCGAAGCGCTCCCGAAGGAAAGCGAAACCGACCCGGGGGCCATTACCGTGCGATCGACGGTAAACCCTAAAGATTGGTGCCAGGCCCTGGTGGAGGGCCGCTCACGACTGGGTGAGGGCAAAGAGTTAAGCAAGTTTGTGTTAGCGCGTGAACTAACCATCACCACCGAAAACCCGCTTCCCATCACCGTAATCTTGCAGCGTCTACGAAATAATTTCCCCACTTGTTACATCACTTCAGTTGACGGAATGGTGGGTGCCTCACCGGAATTATTGGTGTCTCGCAAAGCCGATATTGTACGTTCCCGCCCGCTCGCTGGAACTACGCGACGCAGCCCCGATCCGGTTCAAGATGCGCAGCTAAGCGCACGGTTGTTAGCGTCAACCAAGGATCGGCACGAACATCAAATTGTGGTTGACATGGTTTATGACAGCCTGTTGCCGTACTGCTCATATCTTGATTGGGAAGCTGAACCAACGGTTTTAGGGGTGGCCAATGTGGCACATCTGGCCACGTTTTTGGAAGGTCGCCTGTCATCTCCAGCGGCTGACGCCATCGAGTTGGTAACGACACTGCATCCCACCCCAGCCATTGGCGGAACACCAACCGATTCGGCCCTGGCGTTAATTGAACATTTGGAAGGTGATTCCCGCGGAGCGTATGCCGGACCGGTGGGTTGGGTTGACTATGCGGGTAACGGCGACTGGGCGGTGGGTATTCGTTCGGCTCACATCGAAAACAACACGGCTTCCGTTTTTGCCGGAGTGGGCGTGGTAGAAGATTCGGACCCTGAGGCCGAACTGGCCGAAACAAGGGCCAAGTTTCAGGCCATTTTACAAGCGCTCTTGCGGCCTTAA
- the menD gene encoding 2-succinyl-5-enolpyruvyl-6-hydroxy-3-cyclohexene-1-carboxylic-acid synthase — protein sequence MAALFDEMQNTVPETVTATFCATLVDEWVRAGLSEAVVAPGSRSTPMALALLANPAINVHVHHDERSAAFTALGYGLATGKPALVLTTSGTATVELHPAVVEAHQARVPMICITADRPPELHHFGAPQTVDQTHLYGRSTRWFVDPGVPDAHSASSWRGLAARCVLEATGSPSGPVQLNLPFRDPLVGKPGPLPPGRGENAPWFHKLEPSASQPSAVTPLRRLLTQLRLDPAKALPRGVIVAGAGVGGTALNPKIVHRLAARLGWPVLADPRSGCRTPDGTTIAHADMLVRSEAFAKNHSPQLILQFGQLPASRLVNEWLADATAPWVLVDEDGWFYDPARRSSIVIEADPNQVGRQWASQTDSVMPTEKAWLQSFVEADQTAARAIANTLSAKDELSEPAIARAVMEHLEEGSTLVVASSMPVRDLEWYGVPRSGVRVLSNRGANGIDGVTSTAVGVALSGPPTALLIGDVAFLHDTNALIGLAKRPLHLVMVVIDNDGGGIFSFLPQGEQLATAGFETLFGTPHGVDLARLAAAHQLDAVEVTTIAGLENALETANSKNGVHLIIAKTNRQENVVLHNQIHSAWQLG from the coding sequence ATGGCCGCGCTATTTGACGAGATGCAAAACACCGTTCCCGAAACGGTGACTGCCACTTTTTGTGCCACTTTGGTTGATGAATGGGTGCGTGCCGGTCTGAGCGAGGCGGTGGTTGCCCCCGGTTCGCGCTCTACACCCATGGCTCTGGCGCTCTTGGCGAATCCTGCTATCAACGTGCACGTGCACCACGACGAACGCTCGGCTGCCTTCACAGCGCTCGGCTACGGCTTGGCTACCGGTAAACCAGCCTTGGTGCTCACCACCAGTGGCACCGCCACCGTTGAGTTACACCCCGCGGTGGTTGAAGCTCATCAGGCTCGGGTTCCCATGATTTGCATCACAGCCGATCGCCCACCAGAACTGCATCATTTTGGTGCCCCCCAAACCGTTGATCAAACCCATCTTTATGGCCGTTCTACCCGTTGGTTTGTTGACCCCGGTGTGCCTGATGCCCATAGTGCGAGTTCATGGCGTGGTTTGGCTGCCCGTTGTGTTTTGGAAGCTACCGGCTCTCCGTCGGGACCAGTACAACTAAATTTGCCATTTCGCGATCCTTTGGTTGGCAAGCCAGGTCCACTTCCACCAGGACGGGGCGAAAACGCGCCTTGGTTTCACAAGCTAGAGCCAAGTGCTAGCCAGCCAAGCGCGGTGACCCCGCTGCGTAGGCTGCTCACTCAACTACGGCTCGATCCCGCCAAAGCGTTGCCACGGGGAGTTATTGTGGCCGGGGCTGGTGTGGGCGGTACGGCGCTCAATCCGAAGATTGTGCATCGTCTGGCGGCTCGTTTGGGCTGGCCGGTGTTGGCCGATCCGCGTTCGGGTTGCCGGACCCCCGATGGAACCACCATCGCCCATGCTGACATGCTTGTGCGGAGCGAAGCTTTCGCCAAAAACCACTCGCCTCAGCTGATTTTGCAGTTCGGCCAACTACCGGCCTCGCGTTTGGTGAACGAATGGCTAGCCGATGCGACCGCCCCTTGGGTGCTAGTTGACGAAGATGGCTGGTTCTATGACCCGGCACGGCGTTCATCAATTGTTATTGAGGCCGATCCCAACCAGGTTGGTCGTCAGTGGGCCAGCCAAACTGACTCGGTGATGCCCACCGAGAAAGCGTGGCTCCAATCGTTTGTTGAAGCCGATCAAACAGCAGCGCGGGCTATTGCCAACACCTTGTCCGCTAAAGATGAGTTGAGTGAACCCGCCATCGCCCGAGCGGTGATGGAACACCTGGAGGAAGGCTCAACCTTGGTGGTGGCTTCGTCCATGCCGGTGCGCGATTTGGAATGGTATGGCGTTCCACGCAGTGGGGTCCGGGTGTTGTCTAATCGTGGAGCGAACGGGATTGACGGAGTGACCTCCACGGCCGTCGGGGTGGCCTTAAGCGGTCCGCCAACGGCTCTGCTAATTGGTGACGTGGCATTTTTACATGACACCAACGCGCTTATAGGTTTAGCTAAACGGCCGCTGCATCTAGTAATGGTCGTTATCGATAACGATGGTGGCGGAATTTTCTCGTTTCTGCCTCAAGGAGAACAGCTCGCCACTGCCGGTTTTGAAACGCTTTTCGGCACGCCCCACGGAGTCGATTTGGCACGGTTAGCCGCCGCTCACCAGCTAGATGCGGTTGAAGTTACAACGATTGCAGGGCTAGAAAACGCGTTAGAAACGGCCAATTCAAAAAACGGCGTGCACCTCATAATTGCCAAGACCAACCGCCAAGAAAATGTGGTCTTACACAACCAGATTCACTCGGCTTGGCAACTGGGTTAA
- a CDS encoding 1,4-dihydroxy-2-naphthoate polyprenyltransferase translates to MNPWVEGARPRTLPAAIVPVAVGTAAAVGVAPVVAWRAVAAMVVSLALQVGVNYANDYSDGVRGTDDDAKRVGPIRLVGSGLKSPREVKRAAFYSFGVAALAGLALAAAVGWELILVGLFAIAAAWFYTGGPRPYGYSGFGELFVFVFFGLVATIGSTYVHTGTITWLSVALAVPVGVLATALLVINNLRDIPGDNGAGKRTLAVRLGDKRTRVLYLILMMLPFIMVPPIAAFGRIGAVAALAAIPFARKPVLAVLEGARGPALIPVLAMTGRVQLLVGVLLALGVWVSG, encoded by the coding sequence ATGAACCCTTGGGTTGAAGGGGCACGGCCCAGAACTTTGCCGGCCGCTATTGTGCCGGTAGCAGTAGGAACCGCAGCGGCGGTGGGAGTGGCGCCGGTGGTGGCTTGGAGGGCCGTGGCAGCCATGGTGGTGTCGCTGGCACTTCAAGTTGGGGTGAACTACGCCAACGACTACAGCGACGGGGTCAGGGGAACTGACGATGATGCCAAGCGAGTGGGCCCAATCCGTTTGGTGGGGTCAGGTCTCAAGTCTCCTCGTGAAGTAAAACGCGCTGCGTTTTACTCTTTTGGTGTGGCGGCCCTGGCGGGTCTAGCTCTGGCAGCCGCGGTGGGTTGGGAACTTATTTTAGTGGGCCTCTTTGCTATAGCCGCGGCTTGGTTCTACACCGGTGGGCCACGTCCGTACGGCTACTCAGGTTTTGGCGAATTGTTCGTGTTCGTGTTCTTTGGTTTGGTGGCCACTATCGGCTCCACCTATGTCCACACCGGAACTATCACCTGGTTGTCGGTGGCATTAGCGGTTCCGGTTGGCGTTCTAGCCACTGCCTTGTTGGTGATTAACAACCTGCGTGATATTCCGGGCGATAACGGTGCTGGCAAACGTACCTTGGCAGTACGACTAGGGGACAAGCGCACCCGAGTTTTGTACCTGATCTTGATGATGTTGCCATTTATCATGGTCCCGCCCATAGCGGCGTTTGGCCGTATTGGTGCTGTGGCGGCCCTGGCCGCTATTCCTTTTGCGCGCAAGCCTGTGTTGGCGGTCTTAGAAGGGGCTCGGGGGCCTGCCCTAATCCCTGTGTTAGCTATGACTGGCCGCGTGCAGCTGCTGGTGGGGGTGCTGCTGGCACTTGGTGTGTGGGTGAGCGGTTAA
- a CDS encoding SDR family oxidoreductase has product MDKLLQGKVALVTGASKGIGLAIASMYAERGASVMLSSRKQEALDEAAAGIEGETSTFAAHAGDPEAAEACIEATIDRFGAVDILVNNAATNPYMGRSVDIDIDRWQKTFEVNLRGPLVWSHHTWHKSMQNRPGSTIINIASVGGFSAGSSIGIYNNTKAALMHLTRVLAGELAPSTRVNAIAPGLVKTDMARALWEANEAELAKGTPLGRLGEPDDIANAALFLASDMAAWITGQTIVVDGGSLLGGRG; this is encoded by the coding sequence ATGGACAAACTTCTTCAAGGTAAAGTTGCCCTCGTAACCGGGGCTTCCAAGGGCATTGGATTGGCCATTGCTTCCATGTATGCGGAACGTGGGGCCAGTGTGATGTTGTCATCGCGCAAACAAGAAGCCCTCGACGAGGCGGCTGCTGGGATTGAAGGTGAAACTTCGACCTTTGCTGCTCACGCCGGTGACCCCGAGGCTGCCGAAGCCTGTATCGAAGCCACAATTGACCGCTTTGGTGCCGTTGATATTTTGGTCAACAACGCCGCCACTAACCCCTATATGGGCCGGTCGGTGGATATTGATATTGATCGCTGGCAAAAGACCTTTGAGGTGAACCTGCGTGGCCCTTTGGTTTGGTCGCATCACACTTGGCACAAGTCGATGCAAAATCGCCCGGGTAGCACGATTATTAACATCGCGTCGGTGGGCGGCTTCAGTGCTGGTTCCTCCATTGGTATCTACAACAACACCAAGGCTGCCCTGATGCACCTAACGAGAGTTTTGGCCGGTGAATTGGCACCAAGCACCCGTGTGAATGCAATTGCCCCCGGTTTAGTTAAGACTGATATGGCACGTGCTTTGTGGGAAGCTAATGAAGCCGAACTAGCCAAAGGCACTCCACTGGGCCGACTTGGTGAACCAGATGACATTGCGAATGCTGCATTGTTCCTGGCCAGCGATATGGCCGCTTGGATTACCGGACAAACAATTGTGGTGGATGGTGGTTCACTCCTAGGCGGGCGTGGTTAG